ACCCCGCCTATACGCTCGTGCAGGTGGCCGTCAACGACCTCATCATGCTCTTTGCCTTCGCGCCCATCGTCATGTTTCTTTGCGGCGTGGCCAATGTCATCGTGCCCTCCAAAGTTCTCATCACTTCCGTCGTGGTCTTTATCGTCATCCCGCTGGCCGCCGGTTATCTCACGCGCACGGTCCTCCTCAAATCCCACGGCCGCGAATGGTTTGAGCAAAAATTCCTTCCGCGTTTTCATCCCGTCACCGTGCTGGCCCTGCTGGCCACCCTGGTCCTGATTTTTGCCTTCCAGGCGGAAAACCTGACCACCCGCTGGTTTGCGGTGCTTCTGCTGGCGGTGCCCATCTTGGTGCAGGTGTATTTCAACAGCTCCCTCGCCTATTTCCTGATGCGCTGGTTCAAAGTCCCCCACAATGTCGCCTCCCCTGGCGCGCTCATCGGGGCCAGCAACTTCTTTGAGCTGGCCGTCGCTGTTGCCATCACCCTCTTTGGTCCCGCCAGCCCCGCCGCCCTGGCCTGTGTCGTCGGCGTGCTGGTGGAAGTGCCGGTCATGCTTTCGGTCTGCCGCATCTGCAACAGCTCCCGCGCCTGGTATCAGCGCGCCGTGCCGGC
This is a stretch of genomic DNA from Fontisphaera persica. It encodes these proteins:
- the arsB gene encoding ACR3 family arsenite efflux transporter — encoded protein: MSDTTKIAKKLNFFERYLSLWVILCMGAGVALGKLAPGFMKTLGQLEFGTGSQVNVPIAILIWLMIYPMMLKIDFGSLVGVTKRPKGLLVTLFVNWLVKPFSMAFFAWLFIQTLFARWIDPETARNYTAGLIILAAAPCTAMVFVWSYLTDGDPAYTLVQVAVNDLIMLFAFAPIVMFLCGVANVIVPSKVLITSVVVFIVIPLAAGYLTRTVLLKSHGREWFEQKFLPRFHPVTVLALLATLVLIFAFQAENLTTRWFAVLLLAVPILVQVYFNSSLAYFLMRWFKVPHNVASPGALIGASNFFELAVAVAITLFGPASPAALACVVGVLVEVPVMLSVCRICNSSRAWYQRAVPAA